The nucleotide window TTTTTCCGTCGCTACAGCCGTATGAGCGCTTTTTGTTTGCGGGACGGGTTTTTTTTGGCACAATTTatattaccatataatgtactgggaaagtgaaaaaaaaaaaaaaaatcttcgtgGGGTGGCGTGGAattaaaactgcgattcctccagttttttgggatttgtccttattctgcgggtcgataccaatcaccgatttttttttatttctgatcTACTTTTACAGAGGAAGCGCATTGGTTGAAAAAAACTCATTCCGCGTCGCCACACTCATACCGTTAACCgcattatttttccattgatggagcGGTGTAACGGCTTATATTTTTGCGGGGcgagatgttgtttttattggtacacgactttttgatcacattttatcgaAGCAAAAAGGACTTAAAAAACAGATTGACGCGTTTTTTTTCTACGGctttcactgcgcgggataaacgccgctgtattgtaatagtttgggcttttatggacgcggcgatttcTATTATTTCAGGGGAAAACAACTTTCTACATTCGGACGGGCAGTTTTAGTTGCTGTTTGTACGTCTCGGTTATCCGTGCCCTGTATATGCCCTTGTTGTGCCCCCTGTGATAGATGACATCGGGTATCAGCAGCAGGAATGCAGCAGCCTGGGACTCAGCGGAACTACAAGCCTCAGCAGCCCCTGCCCGCTCCACCTCAGCTGTAGGGGATGTACATCAGGTGGTACGTGCAGCGCAGGAGGGAACATTATAGTCACTGACCAAACCGAGGGCCGAGGCGGGCACCAGGGCGATGCTCAGGGTGTTCCAGGCGGCGGACAACTCCTCCAGGCCGGACTGCGACATTGTCTCGTACCGCCGCGTCCCCCCTGTCACAGAGCGGCCGAGCGTCGCAGACGGATGACTCGCAGTTGGCCGCTTGTGATGACGTAGCAAAGCCGGGCTGCCCGCCATCTCCATGGCAGCGAGGAACGCCGGCCTGCCCCGCATGACGTCACCGAACATCTTCCGGCTTGTAATGTGGGGCGTTTCTTCGCTTCTTATAGGCTGCTGGGTTGGGATGGGGCGTGGCTGGGGTGCACAGGATGAGTAGGGGGCGGGCTGGACTGGCTGAGCCGTTGCTAGAAGCAGAAGAACCATGAGCCAACAGGGAGCAGCGCTGCAGACCTACAACAACGAGCTCGTGAAATGTGAGTCCCGGGAGTACAACCCCCATCATAGCGGACCCTTTACTAACCTCTGAACTATGACCTCCCAATCTCCACCCCACGACCCTTGACATGGACTATGAACCCCATTCTTACCCCCTGACCCTATCCTCACCTCACTCCTGGACCAAGATTCCCATAGTCACCCCTAACCCTACGCCTGGACTGTAACCCTCATCATTATCTTTACAAGCTATCTCATGTGTTGAGTATAGGTGAAGACTGAACTGTAACCCCCATCTGGACGTTCCACCACTCTCATCACGTTCcttcatcattttttttaatcccaagGAAATCTGTGAGACAGACCCCTGAACTATGACCTCCATCCTCACTCCCGCTACCATTTTTTTGGCATGTGATCCCCATAATGTTCCTTTTCCCTTGATAAAGCTTATGTATTTGGCTTATTCCTTAATTCGCATCTTCACCCTGACCTTTCCAGTGGGCTTTGACTTCCATCATGTTCCTTGACCCTTGAGAAGGCTGCTGTATATAGCTGATCCCTGGACTATAACTCCCATCCTCACCTAGTGCTTACATTACTAGCACTCTCATGTATCTCTCTGTTTTCACCATCTCGAGCAACATTTATCCTCTCCTTATGGTTTAGGTATAGAAGATCTCTGCAGCAAAAGAGACGAACTGAATCGTCAGATCCaacaggaggaagaggagaagaacaAGCTGCAGAACGATATCCGGATCCTCACCGAGAAACTGTCCCGGGTCAACGAGAGCCTCGCCaggaaaatggcttcaaggaatgAGTTTGATAAGACGATTGCAGAAACACAGGCTGCATACATGAAGGTAGAGACTGTCATCGGGGGaaggaaggtggggggggggtgcaccaTGATATAGTAATAAGTAACTGTTTGTATTAGAGAATTGCAGATATAGTAGTTACCtaatgtgtactgactactagctactataatactgcccctatatacaagaatataaatactataatactgccccctatatacaagaatataactactataatactgctcctatatacaagaatataactactataatactgccccctatatacaagaatataactactataatactgccccctatatacaagaatataactactataatactgcccctatatacaagaatataactactataatactgcccctatatacaagaatataactactataatactgctccctatatacaagaatataactactataatactgccccctatatacaagaatataactactataatactgccccctatatacaagaatataactactataatactgctcctatatacaagaatataactactataatactgctcctatatacaagaatataactactataatactgctcctatatacaagaatataactactataatactgccccattatacaagaatataactactataatactgccccctatatacaagaatataactactataatactgccccctatatacaagaatataactactataatactgcccctatatacaagaatataactactataatactgccccctatatacaagaatataactactataatactgccccctatatacaagaatataactactataatactgccccctatatacaagaatataactactataatactgctcctatatacaagaatataactactataatactgccccctatatacaagaatataactactataatactgccccctatacaggaatataactactataatactgccccctatacaagaatataaatactataatactgcccctatatacaagaatataactactataatactgctcctatatacaagaatataactactataatactgccccctatatacaagaatataactactataatactgccccctatatacaagaatataactactataatattgctcctatatacaagaatatgactattataatactgcctcctatatacaagaatataactactataatattgctcctatatacaagaatataactactataatactgccccctatatacaggaatataactactataatactgctcctatatacaagaatataactactataatactgccccctatatacaagaatatgactactataatactgcctcctatatacaagaatataactactataatactgtcccctatatacaagaatataactactataatactgtcccctatatacaagaatataactactataatactgcctctatatacaagaatataactactataatactgctcctgtatacaagaatataactactataatactgcccctatatacaagaatataactactataatactgccccctatatacaagaatataactactataatactgcccctatatacaagaatataactactataatactgcctctatatacaagaatataactatgataatactgccccctatatactagaacagacatgggcaaactacggcccgcgggccacatacggcccgttaggctttttaatccggcccgccgaatttgtccaaattatagtaaaaacctccttttttttcccctttccctgcaatgcccacgttttcccaatagatggcgcactcaaaacacattgaccgttgttaatgtggcgcgtatttctctttatttcactttaattttcacttcgtttcacgtcaccattaagcccttcggttttcaaagagtacaatatcagccgtcactttgccacgaagcatgcaaactatgctagcaagcagtcaacacaagaacgggcggctactgctcagaggttggcagctaatttacagagtcaacagaacttttttcttgataaatcacagtgcgtatgttattttaatctatttacatttcctcctcccagtatctgcgaaatagtatgtaaatgccatatcttgcatattccttgagacaaatttattaactgataagggctatttttcacatttgaaagacagttaataaattgggttgtagtgttcttactgtgctatgaggtttgcacacactacatttaatgctttagtatatccggcccaaacactccctccaaatgctcctggcccggcccctctgtcaaattttagaacccattgtggcccgcgagtcaaaaagtttgcccacccctgtactagaatataactaatataatgctgccccctatatacaggaatataactactataatactgcccctatatacaagaatataactactataatgctgccccctatatacaagaatataactactataatactgcctcctatatacaagaatataactactgtaatactgccctatatacaagaatataactactataatactgcctctatatacaagaatataactactataatactgctccctatatacaagaatataactactataatactgccccctatatacaagaatataactactataatactgctcctatatacaagaatataactactatagtactgctcctatatacaagaatataactactataatactgctcctatatacaagaatataactactataatactgcaccctatatacaagaatataactactataatactgcccctatatactagaatataactactataatactgctcctatatacaagaatataactactataatactgctcctatatacaagaatataactactataatactgccccctatatacaagaatataactactataatactgctccctatatacaagaatataactactataatactgccccctatatacaagaatataactactataatactgccccctatatacaagaatataactactataatactgccccctatatacaagaatataactactataatactgccccctatatacaagaatataactactataatactgccccctatatacaagaatataactactataatactgccccctatatacaagaatataactactataatactgccccctatatacaagaatataactactataatactgccccctatatacaagaatataactactataatactgccccctatatacaagaatataactactataatactgccccctatatacaagaatataactactataatacctccccctatatacaagaatataactactataatactgctcctatatacaagaatataactactataatactgctcctatatacaagaatataactactataatactgccccctatatacaagaatataactactataatactgcccctatatacaagaatataactactataatactgccccatatacaagaatataactactataatactgcctcctatatacaagaatataactactataatactgctcctatatacaagaatataactactataatactgctcctatatacaagaatataactactataatactgccccctatatacaagaatataactactataatactgcctcctatatacaagaatataactactataatactgccccctatatacaagaatataactacaataatactgccccctatatacaagaatataactactataatactgccccctatatacaagaatataactactataatactgccccctatatacaagaatataactactataatactgctcctatatacaagaatataactactataatactgctcctatatacaagaatataactactataatactgccccctatatacaagaatataactactataatactgcccctatatacaagaatataactactataatactgccccatatacaagaatataactactataatactgccccctatatacaagaatataactactataatactgcctcctatatacaagaatataactactataatactgctcctatatacaagaatataactactataatactgccccctatatacaagaatataactactataatactgccccctatatacaagaatagaactactataatactgcccctatatacaagaatataactactataatactgccctctatatacaggaatataagtactataatactgtccctatatacaagaatataactactataatactgccccctatatacaagaatataactactataatactgctcctatatacaagaatataactactataatactgctcctatatacaagaatataactactataatactgccccctatatacaagaatataactactataatactgcccctatatacaagaatataactactataatactgccccatatacaagaatataactactataatactgcctcctatatacaagaatataactactataatactgctcctatatacaagaatataactactataatactgcctcctatatacaagaatataactactataatactgcctcctatatacaagaatataactactataatactgccccctatatacaagaatataactactataatactgccccctatatacaagaatataactactataatactgccccctatatacaagaatataactactataatactgccccctatatacaagaatataactactataatactgctcctatatacaagaatataactactataatactgctcctatatacaagaatataactactataatactgccccctatatacaagaatataactactataatactgcccctatatacaagaatataactactataatactgccccatatacaagaatataactactataatactgccccctatatacaagaatataactactataatactgcctcctatatacaagaatataactactataatactgctcctatatacaagaatataactactataatactgccccctatatacaagaatataactactataatactgcctcctatatacaagaatataactactataatactgccccctatatacaagaatataactactataatactgccccctatatacaagaatataactactataatactgcccctatatacaagaatataactactataatactgcccctatatacaagaatataacaactataatactgctcctatatacaagaatataactactataatactgccccctatatacaagaatataactactataatactgccccctatatacaagaatataactactataatactgctcctatatacaagaatataactactataatactgcctcctatatacaagaatataactactataatactgccccctatatacaagaatataactactataatactgcctcctatatacaagaatataactactataatactgctcctatatacaagaatataactactataatactgccccctatatacaagaatataactactataatactgcctcctatatacaagaatataactactataatactgccccctatatacaagaatataactactataatactgccccctatatacaagaatataactactataatactgcccctatatacaagaatataactactataatactgcccctatatacaagaatataactactataatactgcccctatatacaagaatataacaactataatactgctcctatatacaagaatataactactataatactgccccctatatacaagaatataactactataatactgccccctatatacaagaatataactactataatactgctcccatatacaagaatataactactataatactgcctcctatatacaagaatataactactataatactgcctcctatatacaagaatataactactataatactgccccctatatacaagaatataactactataatactgcctcctatatacaagaatataactactataatactgccccctatatacaagaatataactactataatactgcctcctatatacaagaatataactactataatactgcctcctatatacaagaatataactactataatactgccccctatatacaagaatataactactataatactgcctcctatatacaggaatataactactataatactgctcctatatacaagaatataactactataatactgcctcctatatacaagaatataactactataatactgccccctatatacaagaatataactactataatactgctcctatatacaagaatataactactataatactgccccctatatacaagaatataactactataatactgcccctatatacaagaatataactactataatactgcctcctatgtacaagaatataactactataatactactcctatatacaagaatataaccactataatactgctcctatatacaagaatataaccactataatactgctcctatatacaagaatataaccactataatactgctcctatatacaagaatataactactataatactactcctatatacaagaatataaccactataatactgctcctatatacaagaatataactactataatactttaatattattaatataactttataatttttgcaaCGGGTCTAAATGGCCGTCTACGATCATATCCACTAGCCAATTGCAGTCGTCCATACGCTTCTATTTATCTCCCTCCTTTTACTCTCGATAGACTGACACTCGTTATGGCTTCCGGTGAAGCGATTTCGGTACACGTCGCCATGTTGTTCAGTTGACGTGCGTCTGCTGGGATAATTTTTGCGGAGATTTTCTCGTGCTTCCCGGATGTCTTCAACATCGCATGTCCGAACACGTGGTTGTCTATTTTTGGGCATCGGCCATAGATCTTGTGTTGTGCCGCTTCAGCACCAAATTATATATAATGGTTTTTTGCTGGAACGGGAAGGTGTGgaaattgaccagcagaatattcCTTTATATTTCCTTTATTCCTTTACTACCGCCCTCCGCAAAGACGCGACTGGCAGGGAAGGCTATCGAAGGCCTCATTAATTTCTTTATCTGCTGTGGTAaagtgaaagctgagctctgattggttgccgtGGGCATTAAAGACCGTGTTACTGTGAGACATTTTAGATGAACGAGGCCCGATAAGCGTTCCTCTGTACAAACCGCACCAGGGGTACAGGGGTCTGTTTTTCGTGGCCCGCCCTGTATAGTTCTGCCCCATCGGGGTCATTCGTCAGGTGGACGTTTTTGGGTGGTTGCTGTGTAACATGATGTAGGGCGTCACATGTTGGAGATTTTGGGTCTTTAGCTTTTTTTCTGGGTTTATTGCAGATACTGGAAAGCTCACAGACATTACTGAACGTCCTGAAGAGGGAGACGGGCAATCTCGGGAAAACTCCGGAAGTACGAGGGAACGCCCCCAGCACGTGACCAGGAGACGGTGTATTATAGTATTTTTATATTGAGCCGCGATGATGTAATAAAGAGGGCGGAGCCTGCAGTGGTGATATAATGCCCTCTTCAATTCTTTGGACACCTGATACGTATCTGTGGACATCAATCCCCCCAGTTATTCTACACCCCAGACCTGCAGGACTCTCCTCCTCTGTATCTACACCCCAGACCTGCGGGACTCTCCTCCTCTGTATCTACACTCCAGACCTGCAGGACTCCCCTCCTCTATCTACACCCCAGACCTGCAGGACTCCCCTCCTCTGTATCTACACCCCAGACCTGCAGGACTCTCCTCCTCTGTATCTACACCCCAGACCTGCAGGACTCCCCTCCTCTGTATCTACACCCCAGACCTGCGGGACTCTCCTCCTCTGTATCTACACCCCAGACCTGCGGGACTCCCCTCCTCTGTATCTACACCCCAGACCTGCGGGACTCCCCTCCTCTGTATCTACACCCCAGACCTGCGGGACTCTCCTCCTCTGTATCTACACCCCAGACCTGCGGGACTCTCCTCCTCTGTATCTACACCCCAGACCTGCGGGACTCTCCTCCTCTGTATCTACACCCCAGACCTGCAGGACTCCTCTGTACCCCAGACCTGCAGCACTCTCCTCCTCTGTATCTACACCCCAGACCTGCAGGACTCCTCTGTATCTACACCCCAGACCTGCAGGACTCTCCTCCTCTGTATCTACACCCCAGACCTGCAGGACTCCCCTCCTCTGTATCTACACCCAAGAACTTCAGGACTTCTCTCCTCTATATTTACACCCCAGACCTGCAGGACTCCTCTGTACCCCAGACCTGCAGGACTCCTCTGTACCCCAGACCTGCAGGACTCCCCTGTACCCCAGACCTGCAGGACTCCCCTGTACCCCAGACCTGCAGGACTCCCCTGTACCCCAGACCTGCAGGACTCCCCTGTACCCCAGACCTGCAGGACTCCCCTCCTCTATATCTACACTCCAGACCTGCAGGACTCCTCTGTATCTACACTCCAGACCTGCAGGACTCCTCTGTATCTACACTCCAGACCTGCAGGACTCCTCTGTATCTACACTCCAGACCTGCAGGACTCCTCTGTATCTACACTCCAGACCTGCAGGACTCCTCTGTATCTACACTCCAGACCTGCAGGACTCCTCTACACCCCAGACCTGCAGGACACCCCTCCTCTGTAGCTACACTCCAGACCTGCAGGACTCCTCTGTATCTACACCCCAGACCTGCAGGACTCCTCTGTACCCCAGACCTGCAGGACTCCTCTGTACCCCAGACCTGCAGGACTCCTCTGTACCCCAGACCTGCAGGACTCCTCTCCTCTGTAACTACACCCCAGACCTGCAGTATTAAAcatgtcagcagcacaaatctattgtcccgatagtttgttacaatgtatcagtgcagctaAAATGTATCAGCCCGGAGTCCAGACTATTTATTGCATAGACTGGATACACTTGGAGCAAACCcttagctgtgagaagtattaggtctgtacatggTTTTCAGCCCTCGGATGTTCACATTCacagaccgcaagcagagatcttgataatggtgaggaattgaaacacaaagtatattagaacgtTGCATAACTTTTTATTGTACACTGATAAAGCTTTATTGATATGAGACGGACGCTGCGTGTCTCTAGTCCAGGGTACATCTCTGTGATTCTTCCCTCATACAAAATGTGGACTTGTCACATGATATATAAATATCTGATAAACTGCCATTAATAATAGCACCCTGTGTTTGCTTGGCACAGTCCTAAGGGACCGCCCGCTGTGATTCAGTCCGGTTCGGTCCGGACCTCGCCAGTATCATCAGTAAGGCAGCAGGCTGGGCGACTTACATAGGAGCTGCTGTGCCTTATGGACACTGTGTCTTATGGAGTATCCCATAGATGGCTGCATTCAGTCTCCGGAGCTGTGATCAGATACAGAGTCTTATTAATATCCCGATCATTAGTACAGTGACCGATGTGATAAGAGCCAAAGATCTGCACAGGAACAGACGCTTCCGGGACAGGGGTTTACAGGCCATCTCAGTCTGGGGGGAGACATTCTCCGAGGGGTCCGGTCTCTGGTCACTTTCTGTGTCTGTGGGGGTCCGTGTTCTAGACTCTTCTGTCACTTCTGTGTAAATATAGAACAGTcagtgatagagagagagagatctatctcctttctcatatctatctaccgcTCGCTCGCTCTATCTAccgctcgctcgctcgctctatCTACCGCTCGCTCGCTCTATCTACCGCTCGCTCGCTCTATCTACCGCTCGCTCGCTCTATCTACCGCTCGCTCGCTCTATCTACCGCTCGCTCGCTCTATCTACCGCTCGCTCGCTCTATCTACCGCTCGCTCGCTCTATCTACCGCTCGCTCGCTC belongs to Rhinoderma darwinii isolate aRhiDar2 chromosome 8, aRhiDar2.hap1, whole genome shotgun sequence and includes:
- the SSNA1 gene encoding microtubule nucleation factor SSNA1, producing MSQQGAALQTYNNELVKCIEDLCSKRDELNRQIQQEEEEKNKLQNDIRILTEKLSRVNESLARKMASRNEFDKTIAETQAAYMKILESSQTLLNVLKRETGNLGKTPEVRGNAPST